DNA from Nitrospina gracilis Nb-211:
CCGTATAACTTTTCCACCGACGCGCTGTTCACCAACAGCATGATGCGGGGCCTCACCGTGAAGCCCACCGTGCAGGCCGGCTGGGCGGTGAAGGCGGACCGCCATCTACCGTTACGGCGAGCAGGTGATGGTGAAGCTCAGCCACGCGCATTACGACCTGCCGGAAGAAGTGGGCGGCGCGGATTCCGCCGAGACGAACTTCGATATCCTGTACTGCTTCCAGGAAATGCTGAAAGGATTTTCCGTCCGCTACCGCTTCGGTGTCATCACCGCCGACCGCGCCGACGAACGCTTCGCCGATCACCGCGTGCAGTTGCAGTACGCCTTCACGATTTTCGAATGACGGCGTGCGCGTTTGCCGTAGGGAGAAGCGCGCGGGAATCAGTGCGCCATTTCGGGGTTCATCCACAAGGCGATGCCGATGATGATGAGCGCGATGGCGATGGCGAAGAGGAATCCCGTGTGGATGAAAATGTGGAACCAGCGCGGTTCCTTGTACGTGAGGTAGCGGAAGAATTTTTTCCTGCCCGGCGGGCGCGGGGATTGGGTTTGCGGAGTGGGGTGTGTGGTGTCGGCCATGATGCCCTCCTTTGCGAATGCGTTCATCATATGTATGAAAATAGGAACTGTGCCCGGCGGGAGCCACTATTTTTGAAGGGCGTGGAGGATCGGGGCAACGGAACGGACGATTTCGGGAAATGTGCGGGCCCGGAGAAGGATGAGCGTCGAGCCGGGGGCATGGATTAAGGGCATCGAATTCAGGTATTTAAAATTTTCCCCCTATGCGGGTGCCCATGAGCCGCTAAGGATTCCCCCCTTGAATCGTTCAAAAACCGAAAATTGTGGTAGGATTGGGCCTTCTTCGGATATGCAATATTAAAGCTAAAATAATGGCGTGACGGCACGCATGGTCGAATGGAGGGGGGCGGTCATTCGGTGCCCGTATTCGGAAGGGTTTTTTACCTTTTGATTCCTCCCAGAGTCTTTCTGCTACTCTAGTTTGAAAGTCAGCCATGCGAATTTTGCTTTTGAACCGGTTTTATCCCGGCGGGCAGACAACGTTTGTCGACACCCTCGCCGCCTCCCTGCGGAAGCTGGGTCATGAGCCGCTGGTGGCTTACTTGTCTCCCATCTCCTTCCCCCGGTATTCCCATATCTTCCGCGCGGCGCACCAGGCGGGGGTTCCGGTTTTCATCGCAAACCGGTTCGATCAGCTGGTGTCCCAGATCCGCCGCTTCAAACCGGACATTGTGCACGCGCATTCCTCCACCACCTGGAGTCTCGCCAAAAAAATTGCGAAAGCGGCGAACGCGGGCTTTGTGCTCACCGCCCACGGCGTGGGGCTCGACCAGCTTCCCTACCGCAAATTGCTGGAGGCGGCGGATGCGATATTGGCTCCGGGACCGACCACGGCGAACTCGATCACCAGCATCGACGCGGACAAGCTGCACGTCATCCGTCTGGGTGTGGACCTCGATCATTACCGGGCCGTGAAACCGTCTTCGGCTGTGCGGCTCGGTTACGTGGGCCGTGTCGATCCCTCGCGTCTGCCGGGATTTCTGGCGCTGGCCGAGGCGGCGAAACGTTTGAACCTGGAGATGGTGCTGATCGGGTCCGGTCCGCGGCCGTTGATCCCGCGCCATGTCAAGTACCTCGGCTGGTTCATGGATCCCCGGCCCCCCATGCAGAGATTGACGTTCATCGCGGGCATTGGCCAGTCCCTGCGCGAAGGCATGGCGACGGGCGCCATCGGCCTGATCCTCGGCCGCGCCTACCACGGCCTGGTGCATCCACCCACACTGCGCACGCTCGCCGGGCAGAAGACGCTGGACTTTTCGATACTGCCCGAGGTTTCCGGACGGCATGCCATCGCCGACGCCATCGTGCGCGACCTGCACCCGGTGCTCAATGAACCGGAGAGAATCGCGTCGCTTCGCAAACTGAACCGGGAGTTTGCGCTGGAACACTTCAACGTCCTCAACAAGACGCTGGAGCACGTCGCCATTTATGAGCGGGTGCTGAAAAACAAACCGGCCGGCAAAAAACGTTTTTTCCCGAATCTGCGTGAACGCGGCGATCTCGGCACGCAGGTGCCACCGCCGCAGGGCATTCCGCTGTTTCCCATCGATCCGGTGTACCCGGAAACAGGCGATCCGGTTTACCCGCCGTTCGATCCGGTGTACGACCCGGTTTACGATCCCGTTTACGAGCCGATTTACCCGGACTATCTGGATTACGAAGACTATATCTACACGGACAAGCCTCCGCCCGACGACCATCAGTGCAAGGTCGAGCTGACTTTGAATGAAGACTACCTGTGCCTGGGTGAAGAAGGCTCGGCGGAGGCGGAAATCAAAAAGGGCGCCGGCGCTCTGAACTGGACCGTCGGATCCGAACTGCGGATTCTGACGGGGCAGGGTACGGAAAAGATCACTTACCGTGCCGTCAAGCCGGGATGCCCGACGGTCAAGGTCACATTGGATACGGGCAAGAAGAAGTGTTCGGACCAGGACACGCTTTCGGTGCCGGAACCCGGTGTCGCTCTCGGCACACTCGAATCGGTGGAGAGCGTGGGTATTCTGGGCCATCCTCCTTCCATCGTATTGCACACCCCTGTGGTCTCCGGCAGTGAAGACGAGCTGGGACTTCTCAGCAACATCCAGGGAACCAGTCTGGCAAACTTTGAGGGCCGGTTCACCGTTTCGGGCCAGGTGGTCGATCCTCTCGGTGTGGAAAAGCTGATCCTGAGAATTGAAGGCACTTCCGGCTTGGAGTTTGCCGAGGATGAAATCGAGCTTGCGGCCGATGGTGCGTTTCTGTTCGAGGTGACACTGAAAGGAATCCGCAGTCATACCCTGCAACTGTCAGTCACCGGTCACACGGGTGCGCAGGCGATCCAGATCCTCACCGGCACCGTGCGTTATCCGAGCGACTACTGGTCCCTGCTCGACGACATCGACCACCGCATGGAGCAGGAAAAACAGCAGTGGCTCGACCGGGTGGAGGATTACATGCAGACCGGTTCGCAGTTCGACGAAGCCACGCTGAACACGCTCCACCAGGAGTTGGAAACCGCACTGGACCCCATCCGCAATGATAAGGAAACCGGTGTGCGGAATTTAATGGACTCGTTCGCCGCGTTCTGGACTGCGGGCGAATCTCGTCCGTTGCCGGCGGTGCTCCCGGACACGGCCCGTTACCGTCTCACGGCCATCGACTGCACCGCGCCGCCCGCGGAAACGGGGACCGTCGAGAACGTTCCCTTCGTGCTCAGCAACAACGGTGGCGAATTGGTTTCCATCGACCCAGAAGCATTCTGTGTATTGTCCCGTTACGGGTTCTGGCCGGACAGCCAACAATCGCCTCCCGGTCGCGTGAAAGATCACGTGTTCCGCCTGGAAAACGAGGTGGACCACGATCCTCATTTGAACGCGGCGTATCCGGACTGCCCGTTTGAGATTCCCCTGTTCCGGGTTTCCGTCACCGGCGAGCCGTATTGTTTTCTCTCTTATGAAAGAAACCCGGATACCGGAGAGCCGCAGGGAGTGCGCAACCTGGAACACGAGTTCGAGGCCGCCGTCACCGGCGACGGCGCCGGGGACGTCCGTCGTTTTGCCTGGGAGGTGATTTACGGTCCGAAGCTCGGCGGCATCGTCATCGATCCGTATGGATCGAAACAGGAGAAAGCCCGCGTGCGCGCCTTCAAGCCCGGTGAATACGTGATTGCCGCGCGCGCCATCACCGACCATGAAAATCCGCTGGCGATGGGAACGTTCCGCTTCCAGGCGGTGGAAGTGGGCTTCGAATTGTCCAGCGACGCGTTGGGCGATGAAGACCCGCACGCCACGGAGCAGGACACGGCCCCGGTCCTGTCCCTCGATCAACGGGTGCTGGATGTGTCCGGCCATGTTGATTTCAAACTGGAAGGGGGACGTCATACCCGCTGGACGCAGTTCGTGTTCCGTCCCGTCATCAACTGGAGAGGACGCGGCGCGGCGGGACCTCACCGTGAAAATGACGCCTTCTCCACGCAATATTCCCTGGGAAGGGATCCTTCGGAACGGATTCGCGTGGAAGGGACGGTCGAAAGCATCAGCTATTACGGATCCAACGGTCCGATTGATGTATCGCGACTGAATCTCACCCGTACCATCGACGACATCCAGCTGCGTCCGGGGGAAGCGGACAAGGTGGAGGCGCGCCTGCAATATCCGGGGCGGCCCCGCAGTAACGAGTGGGTGGAGATCCACGAGTTTACCAGCAACGGCCGCGACGTTTACAACGATCCCGCCGCCAACAGTGCCGCCAACTCCTGGGGCAAGTTCGCCATGGATTGGTCGCGGTTCAAGGCCGATGCGCCGGACCGCATCGAGCGTCTCGGCATTTCCCTGCGGGTCCACGACCGGTTCGGCAACCTCCTGCCCGTGGGCACGCCGATCAATGCCGACCTGTTTGGCGACGGCTCCCTGGGTCTGGGAAGCCGCGCCGGTGCGCGCGACGAGGCCGAGATCAACGAACACGGCACCGCCCACTTCCAGTACGAGCCGGGAGAAGGGACCGACTCAGGCCAGTCCGTTCTGAAATCCCTCATCAAGTTCACCATCGGCAACAAGGTATTTTTTCTCGGCGACAAACTCGCCGCCGCTCAATTCGAATTGATTCCCATCCATGGAGAGTCCGACCTGCGTCCGCGCGGCATCACTTCCCTCACCAGCAACGAACGGTTCTCCATCGACGTCCGCGTTTATCTGGATCAACAGGGACAGCAGGTGAACCTGCCCGCCGGGACGGAAGTGCACCTGCGCGTTTCCGATGGTTCCGTTCAGGACAAGAACAACAAGTTCGGGCCCAACGCGGTGGTGGAGCTCAACGGCCAGGGCCGGGCGCGCATCACGCTCACTCCCGTCTGCTACAACGCCGACGGATCGCGCAACATCCTCAAGTTCGACGCCTGGGGACGCGCCAATCTGCATGTGGCCGTGGGCGGCGGGGCGGCGATGTTTGAAGTCGATTACGACAGCGTCCGTTCCATCGAACGCAGGTTGCGCCTGTTGTTCGCCGGCATGCCCTTCGTCGAGCAGAGAACCTTCCAGTGGGTGGCGCGGCCGGCGGACGTCCTCGGCACGCCGGTCACGGCCCCCGGTGCCAACGATCCCGTCGAAGTGCACGGCGCGGCCAACAAAACCGGATTGATCGAGTTGCGGCAACGCCTGCAGGTGAAGAACATCGTCCACTTTTCCCTTTCGGGAACGGCTGACAGCAACCCGAATCCGAGCTTCAACAACCTCGCTCCGGCGGACCCGCAGTTGCCGTTCACCTCGACCCTGGAAACCCAGGGGCTGACCCCCGGCATTTATGGCCACACCAGTCTGTCCACCCGGCTGGCGCCGCCGTTGGGAACCGATACCGCCGCGCTTCGGGTGACCCCCGGTGTGGTCGGCACCCACATGGGGACGGCTCTGGGTGCGTACCGCTATGGAGCGTCCATGCCTGCGTCTCCCGGGTTCGAGTTTTCGATCATTCTCCGCGGCGATCCGCGTTGTATCTGCGAATGCATCAAGATCGAAGGCAGTCGTGCCAACGGCGACCGGTTACCGGAAAAAGGATTCTTGAAATTGTCCTTTGTTGACAACGATCAGGTCATCACCCACGTGAAAGTGGAGTTCGAAGCGGAAGGGTGCCGGGGGCTGGGCCGCGCCCGCATGCGCCGGTTTGTCAAATCCGTACCCACCCGCCAGTGGATTGCGGTCAAGGTGCAGGTCGAGCCGAACATGCAGGAAAACAAAACCTACGTGCGGATGACCTTTGGCCGCGGTGCGGGTGCCCAGACCTATGTCCGGGAGATCAGCGGCTTCAACTTTCTTCCGGGCCCCGTGTACCACATGTCCGTGGGCATTCCCGACCGCGGCGCATGCTGGTTGCACGAGTTCAAATACAGTTACCTGCAATCGGACACGTTGAACTTCGTGCGGCAGGACGGCATGCGCACGCCGTGGGTCGTCACCCACTTCGATGGAAGCGTGCAACGCTACCAGGTCGATCGCCAGACGCCGCAAACCGATTACGAGTTTCACAACAACCCCATCGCGCCGTGGGGCAAGATGACCTTCGGTTACTGCGATTCAACGGATTGGGAATCGGCGGACATCGCCGCGTTGAGTCCGGAGGCGGTGCGCGTGTTTCATTACGTGTCGGATCTGGCCAACGGCGTGTTGTTCGGAGAAAGCCGGACCGTTGTCGGGTTCGCCGGGGATTTCGGTGCGGGCATGCTGGGCTGGGGGGATTTGCGCGACATCATCAAGAACCTGGCCTACTGCGTGCCGGGCGGACGGGAGCCGGACTGGAAGGTGTTCTGGCTTTCGGTTCTGGGACTGGGACTGGACGTCGCGCAGTTCTTCACCGCCGGGGCGGCGGCCGCGCCGAATGCGGTGGTGGCGGTGATCAAACAACTCATGTCCCTGGCGCGCCGCCTGGCGACACCGGAGAGCATGCGCGTGGCCCGCTACATTGGCTACTACGCACGGAAACTGCTGGTGGAGATGCACGGCATCCGCATCGGTCAGGCCGTGCAGGTGGGTGTCACCATCAACGAGCTGTCGGGGTTGAAGCGATTGCTCGGCGAGGATTTCATCGAGTTTTTCTTTGAGGGCATGGACAACCACCTGAACGAAATCATGGGGCACTTCCAGGGTGTGCCGTATCCGGGGCCGCCGGACTTCAACACCACACCCGCCGCGCTGGCGTTGGCAGGCGCCACCCCGGCCATCAACGATGCCCTCCGCACCGTCACCACGCGCATTGAAATCCTGGCAAAGATGTTCAATCCCGCGATCTTCAGTGCGGAGCATATTCAGGAGTTGTGCGGGTTCTTCCGCCGCCTGCGGGGCACCACCAATGTGCGCGATGAAAAACTCCTGCGTATGCTGGAAACCGTTTACGACTCGGATGTGGCCGGGTCTTCCAGCGCCATGAAGTGGAACATTCATCTGCGCGGCCCCAACCAGCGTCTTCGGGCAAACATCATCCTCGGTCAATCCATGGGATTCCTGTCACGGTTTATGGAGGATGCGGCTCCCAAAATCAGTCCCACCGCTTTGCGCGGGCTCATGGCTTTCACCGCGGCTTCCGGCCCCCACCGCGCGGTGAAGCTGATCAAAAACTTCTGTCCCGACGGCAAAATCACCAAGGAGCTGATTGAAGTCCTGCAGGACTGCGATCACGCCCGCCGCCTGGTGCAGGACCTGCGTCCGCTGGATTTCGCCGGCAATCCGATGACACTGGAAGCCAACGATCGCTTGCGCATCCTGCACGATTTGTGGAGCGGACTGGCGGCGCGGTCGCCCCAGCGCAAGCCGCGGTGGAGAAACATCAACGGCGTTCTGGGTGAGTTGAAAACACTCAGACGTTTCGGGGAACGAATTCGCTACGTGTCGCCGCTGGGCCTGAACGCCGCCGGACGGCCGTTGAAGCTTCAGGATTTCCTGTTCAGCCCGGAGCACGCCATCGAAGTGAAATCGGTGATGAGCGGCCGCGACCTGTTCATGAAAATCGCGCGCATGAAACGGCAGATCACCAGATGGGTGCGGATCAACCACCAGCGCCACCGGATCAATACCGGATCGGGGGGTGGTCCTCAATTGCCCGTTGTCAGCGAGCTGACTTACATTCTCGTGATTCCAAAAGCGTCTCGAAGGCGGGCCACCGTCATAGAGAGGGAACTGCGCGATCACATCAACGCCCTGTTCGATATATACGACGACTCCCCCGTCGTCCCGTTATTAAACCTTGAAACCATCCGGCGTTGAGGCATTCTTTTCCCGGGGCCCCGAGCAGGATGAGTCTGTTGCCTCTGAGATGAAGCGGGGCAGGGGGAAACCAGCAGGCAGTGGTCGATGCATTCGCCAGCCATGGTATGGGCCCAGAGCTGGTTTTTCCGAAGCGGAATTATTTAAGCGGATAGGAAAATGGAGCCGACGAGCGGACTTGAACCGCTGACCTACTGATTACGAATCCGTTTTTGTGCCCTTTTAGGCAGTTTGATATTTTTTGAAATTGTTGGATAACCCTTTGAAAACCCCTATTTTACTTGATTTCCCGGCTGACCCTGTTTTAAGCTCCCTGTCAGGAGTTTTAAACGAGGTGTCTACATGGGGTCTACAAAACCCGGCAATCAGAAGGTCAAAATCACCAAGTCCACGGTCGATGCGTTCCCTATTCCAGAAAGCGGCCAAGCCTTCCTGCGTGACACTTTCCTTAAGGGGTTTGGCCTTCGCGCCACCGCCTCCGGCTCCAAAGCCTTCATTATAGAAAAACGGGTCAACGGCAAGGTCAAACGGAAAACCCTGGGCCGCTTTGGAGAGTTGACCGTGGAGCAGGCCCGCAAGATGGCCCTGCAATACCTGGGGAAGGTGGCTCAGGGGATCGATCCCCAAGCCGAGAGTCGCCAGCGTCGTCTGCACAGCACCACTTTAAAACAAGCCTACAAGCAATTCTTAAAAGCCCGAAAGAACCTCAAGCCCCGAACCCTTTACGATTATGAGCGGCTTATGGAGGTGGCCTTTGAGGATTGGGCCCAAAAGCCCCTGGTGGAGATTTCCAAATCGATGGTGGCCGAAAAACACCGAGCCCTGGGGGATAAGCGGGGGCCAGCCTATGCCAACCTCTCCATGCGGTTTTTAAGGTCCGTCCTCAATTTTGCTATGGCCCACTACGACAGTGAAAACGGCCATTCCATTCTCTTGGAGAATCCGGTCTGCGTTCTCACCCGAACTCGGGCTTGGTATCGATTGGAACGGAGGCGCACGGTTCTAAAATCTCACCAGTTGCCGGCATGGTTCCAGGCGGTGGATACTTTGAGAGGTCCGGAAAAATCTTATTTCTCAAGAACGGTGGGGGATTATTTGATCTTCCTGCTCTTCACAGGCCTCAGGCGCCAGGAAGCGGCCAAGATCCTTTGGGAGAATGTGGATTTTAAGGATCGATCGGTATTGATTCAAGACCCTAAAAACTCAATTCCTCTTACTTTGCCTCTTTCTGGTTTCCTGAGAGATTTGCTTCATTCCCGGTTTGAAGAAAGAATCAACGAATACGTTTTTCCGGGAAAGGAAGGGGAGGGGTACCTGATCGAACCCAAGCGCCAAATTGCCCATGTGATAAAGGAGTTCAAGGCAGATTTTGTCCTTCATGATCTCAGGCGTACTTTTATCACGGTTGCGGAAAGCCTCAATATTTCGCCTTATACCATCAAAAGACTGGCCAATCATAAACTGAGGGATGATGTGACGGCCGGTTATATCATTTCAGATATCGAACGCCTCCGAAAACCGATGGAAGAGATTTCACAATTTTTATTAGATTCCTCAGGCCCCTTCAAACAAAATCCCACCTATTCCCCTTCCCAACCAGGCCCCAAGCCTGCCTCCCGTATGCAGTTCTTTGAACAACCGTGAGCACGCCATCCTTTCCTTAAAATTTAAGAAAATATATAATTAATCTCGTTTTAAAGCTTAATTGATTAATTCATTTCTTAAATTATGGAATATTATTTTCAGCCTTTTTCAGAATTCGACCCCATTGAAGGGGAATTGCCTGAATTTGAAAAAAGAAATCTGGAATATATTGCTAATAAGGCAAGATCAATATTAAAGGGTAGAAAAAGAAAAGAATTGGATTATGCAATTAAGACGGTCAATTGGATCATGGAAATGGCTGATATTAATAATGACCCAATTGAATTTGTTTCTACTAAATCACCCTCAACAAAAGATAGGGAGATTCCTGCAAAATCGGTAAAAATAGAAATTGGAAACGATGAAACGAATACATCGGCCTATTATTCGCCGGCAATGATGCTATTGAATGAAATTGGCAAGTATGACATTAGCAATCAAACTGAATTCCCTAATGCAATTTACGCTGAGTATTTTGCAATTATGGCCCTGGCGATTATCGAGGTGTTGATAAAGGAATTAAAGAACCCAATGCATGCCTCGCAAATTGGGGATGAAGACCCTGAGATAAACAAATATTATTGTTTTAATCATTTTCTCTTAAATGCAATGGAGGCAGTTTCTTTTGCAGAAATATTTAATAACCAAGAAAAATTAAAGGTCCTTGTGGAAAAAGGGGCTAAAAAACAAATTAGTTTAAGAAATCAAGAAGCGGCAATAAAACGTCATGAGATAACCAATGAAATAAAGGAAGATTTTAGAGAGTTTTATTTAGAAAATCTGCATTTGACTAAAGCTGCTGCAGCACGAAATTTTTATAAAGAGTTATCGGAATATAAAAAGGGGTGTTTAAGCGAAGACAATGTTGAAAGGTTTTTGGTTAATTCTATTAAAGATATAAAGAAGAATTGATTATGAATTTACGAGAATGCATCGAGGAGGTTTTAAATAATTATTTAGACGCAAAAGAAGAGCCCTTTCCCAAGCATCCCTTGGCTAAATTTATTCGAAAAGAATTTCCCCTTGCAATCGGAGGATTAATTTCAAATACAGAACCTTATTTAATTAAGGGGTTGGCAGGCCAAGGGAGATGGTCACGCTGTCCTGGAGTGGTTATTTTAGACACCCTGATAACGGAGACAGCTCATAAAGGGTTTTACCCAGTTTATCTATTTAAAGGAGATATGTCCGGGGTCTATTTATCCTTAAACCAGGGTGTTACGGAAATTAGGGAAAAATATAAGAAAAACCCAAAAGAAGTATTAGAAATAAAAGCAAAGGATTTTCGAGCTCAAATCGGTTCAAATCCAAATACTTTTCCAGAAATTGCTATAGATCTCACAATTAAAAACTCAGGAGACCTTGCGGCTTTTTATGAAAAAGGGAATATTTTTGCAAAATACTATCCAAAGAATTATCTGCCTTCTAATGAGCAATTTGAAAAGGACCTCATTAATATTTTGAAGCATTATGAAGCTTTAATTCAAAATCAAGCCCAAGGGGAGGAGCGATTCCAAAATGATGACATTTATATTGGATTGGAGAAGGAAGATTTAACTAAATTCAAATTCCACTGGGGGATAGAGAGGCCTTCTAGGCTTACTAAAAAAGCAAAAAAAATTCACGGTTATATTTGCCAGGCCTGTGGCTTTGATTTTAAAAAATATTACGGTGAATTAGGGGAAAAGTATATTGAGGCCCATCATTTAACCCCAATTTCCCAATTGAAGGGAAAAATCGTAGATCGAGACCCTAGAAAAGATTTTGCAGTTCTTTGTTCAAATTGTCATCGAATGATTCATAGGACAGAAAACCCCGCCGATTTAGCTGCATTTAAGGCCTGTATAAAAAAGTAACATTTCCCACCTTGTGCATGCAGAAGGATATCTAATTTCTACCAAAATAGTACGTCTGCATGCAGGCGCTCTATTCAATAAATATCCAAGTCTATAAATTGTTTTCCAGTTAATAACTTTTACTTGGAGAACAAAATGGACAATAACCTCTTAACTACCAAACAGGCAGCAAAGTTCCTCGGTGTCAGTGAAGCCTTTCTTGAGAGGGATCGTTGGGCAGGCGCAAAAATCCCCTTCGTTCGTATTGGCTCGCGGGCGGTCCGATATGAGTTGTCCGCCTTAGAGGCATACGTAAAGTCCTGCATAAGAAAATCAACTAGCGACAATTAAATCACCCTTTCTTTCAGGTTCCAAAATGATCGATTGGGTGACGGCAATCATTC
Protein-coding regions in this window:
- a CDS encoding glycosyltransferase family 4 protein; the encoded protein is MRILLLNRFYPGGQTTFVDTLAASLRKLGHEPLVAYLSPISFPRYSHIFRAAHQAGVPVFIANRFDQLVSQIRRFKPDIVHAHSSTTWSLAKKIAKAANAGFVLTAHGVGLDQLPYRKLLEAADAILAPGPTTANSITSIDADKLHVIRLGVDLDHYRAVKPSSAVRLGYVGRVDPSRLPGFLALAEAAKRLNLEMVLIGSGPRPLIPRHVKYLGWFMDPRPPMQRLTFIAGIGQSLREGMATGAIGLILGRAYHGLVHPPTLRTLAGQKTLDFSILPEVSGRHAIADAIVRDLHPVLNEPERIASLRKLNREFALEHFNVLNKTLEHVAIYERVLKNKPAGKKRFFPNLRERGDLGTQVPPPQGIPLFPIDPVYPETGDPVYPPFDPVYDPVYDPVYEPIYPDYLDYEDYIYTDKPPPDDHQCKVELTLNEDYLCLGEEGSAEAEIKKGAGALNWTVGSELRILTGQGTEKITYRAVKPGCPTVKVTLDTGKKKCSDQDTLSVPEPGVALGTLESVESVGILGHPPSIVLHTPVVSGSEDELGLLSNIQGTSLANFEGRFTVSGQVVDPLGVEKLILRIEGTSGLEFAEDEIELAADGAFLFEVTLKGIRSHTLQLSVTGHTGAQAIQILTGTVRYPSDYWSLLDDIDHRMEQEKQQWLDRVEDYMQTGSQFDEATLNTLHQELETALDPIRNDKETGVRNLMDSFAAFWTAGESRPLPAVLPDTARYRLTAIDCTAPPAETGTVENVPFVLSNNGGELVSIDPEAFCVLSRYGFWPDSQQSPPGRVKDHVFRLENEVDHDPHLNAAYPDCPFEIPLFRVSVTGEPYCFLSYERNPDTGEPQGVRNLEHEFEAAVTGDGAGDVRRFAWEVIYGPKLGGIVIDPYGSKQEKARVRAFKPGEYVIAARAITDHENPLAMGTFRFQAVEVGFELSSDALGDEDPHATEQDTAPVLSLDQRVLDVSGHVDFKLEGGRHTRWTQFVFRPVINWRGRGAAGPHRENDAFSTQYSLGRDPSERIRVEGTVESISYYGSNGPIDVSRLNLTRTIDDIQLRPGEADKVEARLQYPGRPRSNEWVEIHEFTSNGRDVYNDPAANSAANSWGKFAMDWSRFKADAPDRIERLGISLRVHDRFGNLLPVGTPINADLFGDGSLGLGSRAGARDEAEINEHGTAHFQYEPGEGTDSGQSVLKSLIKFTIGNKVFFLGDKLAAAQFELIPIHGESDLRPRGITSLTSNERFSIDVRVYLDQQGQQVNLPAGTEVHLRVSDGSVQDKNNKFGPNAVVELNGQGRARITLTPVCYNADGSRNILKFDAWGRANLHVAVGGGAAMFEVDYDSVRSIERRLRLLFAGMPFVEQRTFQWVARPADVLGTPVTAPGANDPVEVHGAANKTGLIELRQRLQVKNIVHFSLSGTADSNPNPSFNNLAPADPQLPFTSTLETQGLTPGIYGHTSLSTRLAPPLGTDTAALRVTPGVVGTHMGTALGAYRYGASMPASPGFEFSIILRGDPRCICECIKIEGSRANGDRLPEKGFLKLSFVDNDQVITHVKVEFEAEGCRGLGRARMRRFVKSVPTRQWIAVKVQVEPNMQENKTYVRMTFGRGAGAQTYVREISGFNFLPGPVYHMSVGIPDRGACWLHEFKYSYLQSDTLNFVRQDGMRTPWVVTHFDGSVQRYQVDRQTPQTDYEFHNNPIAPWGKMTFGYCDSTDWESADIAALSPEAVRVFHYVSDLANGVLFGESRTVVGFAGDFGAGMLGWGDLRDIIKNLAYCVPGGREPDWKVFWLSVLGLGLDVAQFFTAGAAAAPNAVVAVIKQLMSLARRLATPESMRVARYIGYYARKLLVEMHGIRIGQAVQVGVTINELSGLKRLLGEDFIEFFFEGMDNHLNEIMGHFQGVPYPGPPDFNTTPAALALAGATPAINDALRTVTTRIEILAKMFNPAIFSAEHIQELCGFFRRLRGTTNVRDEKLLRMLETVYDSDVAGSSSAMKWNIHLRGPNQRLRANIILGQSMGFLSRFMEDAAPKISPTALRGLMAFTAASGPHRAVKLIKNFCPDGKITKELIEVLQDCDHARRLVQDLRPLDFAGNPMTLEANDRLRILHDLWSGLAARSPQRKPRWRNINGVLGELKTLRRFGERIRYVSPLGLNAAGRPLKLQDFLFSPEHAIEVKSVMSGRDLFMKIARMKRQITRWVRINHQRHRINTGSGGGPQLPVVSELTYILVIPKASRRRATVIERELRDHINALFDIYDDSPVVPLLNLETIRR
- a CDS encoding tyrosine-type recombinase/integrase yields the protein MGSTKPGNQKVKITKSTVDAFPIPESGQAFLRDTFLKGFGLRATASGSKAFIIEKRVNGKVKRKTLGRFGELTVEQARKMALQYLGKVAQGIDPQAESRQRRLHSTTLKQAYKQFLKARKNLKPRTLYDYERLMEVAFEDWAQKPLVEISKSMVAEKHRALGDKRGPAYANLSMRFLRSVLNFAMAHYDSENGHSILLENPVCVLTRTRAWYRLERRRTVLKSHQLPAWFQAVDTLRGPEKSYFSRTVGDYLIFLLFTGLRRQEAAKILWENVDFKDRSVLIQDPKNSIPLTLPLSGFLRDLLHSRFEERINEYVFPGKEGEGYLIEPKRQIAHVIKEFKADFVLHDLRRTFITVAESLNISPYTIKRLANHKLRDDVTAGYIISDIERLRKPMEEISQFLLDSSGPFKQNPTYSPSQPGPKPASRMQFFEQP
- a CDS encoding MrcB family domain-containing protein — protein: MNLRECIEEVLNNYLDAKEEPFPKHPLAKFIRKEFPLAIGGLISNTEPYLIKGLAGQGRWSRCPGVVILDTLITETAHKGFYPVYLFKGDMSGVYLSLNQGVTEIREKYKKNPKEVLEIKAKDFRAQIGSNPNTFPEIAIDLTIKNSGDLAAFYEKGNIFAKYYPKNYLPSNEQFEKDLINILKHYEALIQNQAQGEERFQNDDIYIGLEKEDLTKFKFHWGIERPSRLTKKAKKIHGYICQACGFDFKKYYGELGEKYIEAHHLTPISQLKGKIVDRDPRKDFAVLCSNCHRMIHRTENPADLAAFKACIKK
- a CDS encoding helix-turn-helix transcriptional regulator; translated protein: MDNNLLTTKQAAKFLGVSEAFLERDRWAGAKIPFVRIGSRAVRYELSALEAYVKSCIRKSTSDN